A window from Gossypium raimondii isolate GPD5lz chromosome 7, ASM2569854v1, whole genome shotgun sequence encodes these proteins:
- the LOC105766093 gene encoding chloride conductance regulatory protein ICln, protein MAVGLRHFTARAGNGSGEPILDTDNGEELVHVQPSVSVAVGDRAPESPGTLYITTRQVIWLSELDREKGYAVYFLSLSLHAVSRDPEAYPSPCIYTQIETEADEVEDESEDSDSECSEVLDLSKIREMRFIPSDANQLDTLFQVFCECAELNPEPIEEGEEEGHNWIFSADQLEDEAGAGDDVEWHFSQNPTNTIGHSNGHHDLASSVLELQINDQRFEDAEEMEQDSDTGHHHQSQQ, encoded by the exons ATGGCGGTAGGGCTCAGGCACTTCACGGCAAGAGCTGGAAACGGGTCCGGAGAGCCGATTCTCGATACAGATAACGGTGAGGAGCTTGTTCACGTCCAACCTTCCGTCTCCGTTGCAGTCGGTGACCGTGCCCCAGAATCCCCGGGCACTCTCTACATAACCACCAG GCAAGTGATTTGGCTGAGTGAATTGGACAGAGAAAAGGGCTACGCCGTTTATTTCCTGTCTCTGTCGCTGCACGCCGTTTCAAGGGACCCCGAGGCTTACCCTTCTCCCTGTATTTACACTCAG ATTGAAACTGAAGCTGATGAAGTTGAAGATGAGTCTGAGGACTCGGATTCTGAATGTAGCGAGGTTTTAGATTTGTCCAAGATCAGAGAGATGAGGTTTATTCCTTCAGATGCTAACCAAT TGGATACTCTTTTTCAAGTATTCTGTGAGTGCGCTGAACTAAATCCGGAGCCTATTGAAG aaggagaagaagagggACATAATTGGATTTTTAGTGCTGATCAGTTGGAAGATGAAGCTGGAG CTGGTGATGATGTGGAATGGCATTTCTCCCAGAATCCAACAAACACAATCGGTCATTCAAATGGTCACCATGACCTAGCTAGCAGTGTTCTTGAG CTTCAAATCAATGATCAACGTTTTGAGGATGCCGAAGAGATGGAACAAGATTCAGATACCGGTCATCATCATCAATCACAGCAGTAA
- the LOC105766085 gene encoding uncharacterized protein LOC105766085 has protein sequence MLLRSSSTPVLGSLVSSIAADSPSNNNHYYETSSPFRHYPSSSFHGHTHHNRLSFHPSPGSVHLSTVVYCGSSPVSPSVVDQFSDFELKGFRRAQSEGNLEGLAHAACDGNDEFYERNQPKKFSARHNNKCLMLQTIPSFSFYKSGARCEEEDEEEEEESDFEEEEEVLNENEERLMAASGSHGFNAISMENILLKEQVKEYVGVGQEMFLPRGLGIGTTTDGGISGGSGGGWGGGGGGGGGEFNSGGKNGDGGDNHEVEEYYKRMVEENPGNPLFLGNYARFLYQSKRDLQGAEEYYSRAILVDPKDGETLSQYAKLVWELHRDEERASSYFERAVQVSPQDSHVHAAYASFLWETEEDGDECAAPSEIDTIPTQFHQGTLASA, from the exons atgcttttgagaagttcttCAACACCAGTTCTTGGATCTCTGGTATCCTCTATAGCTGCTGATAGTCCCAGCAACAACAATCATTACTATGAAACCAGCAGCCCCTTTAGGCATTACCCGTCGAGCTCTTTTCATGGTCACACCCACCATAACAGGCTCTCGTTTCATCCTTCTCCAGGCTCCGTCCACCTCTCTACTGTAGTTTATTGTGGCTCATCCCCGGTATCTCCTTCTGTTGTTGATCAGTTTTCtgattttgagcttaaaggGTTTCGTCGGGCTCAATCTGAAGGGAACTTGGAAGGGCTCGCCCATGCTGCTTGCGATGGCAATGATGAATTCTACGAGCGGAACCAACCTAAGAAGTTTTCTGCAAGGCACAacaacaagtgcttgatgttgcAAACCATCCCTTCCTTTTCGTTTTATAAATCGGGCGCGAGGtgtgaggaagaagatgaagaagaagaagaagagagtgatttcgaggaagaggaagaggTGTTGAACGAAAATGAAGAAAGGTTAATGGCTGCCAGTGGTAGCCATGGATTCAACGCTATCAGCATGGAGAATATATTGTTGAAAGAGCAGGTTAAAGAATATGTTGGTGTGGGTCAAGAAATGTTTCTTCCGAGAGGGCTTGGGATTGGGACAACCACGGATGGCGGTATCAGTGGCGGCAGTGGTGGCGGTTGGGGTGGTGGTGGCGGCGGCGGCGGTGGTGAGTTTAACTCGGGAGGCAAAAACGGAGATGGTGGCGATAACCATGAAGTTGAGGAGTATTACAAGAGGATGGTGGAGGAAAATCCTGGGAACCCTTTGTTTTTGGGGAACTATGCTCGGTTTTTGTATCAG TCAAAGAGAGACCTTCAAGGAGCAGAAGAATATTACAGTCGAGCCATTTTAGTAGATCCCAAAGACGGCGAAACACTGTCACAATATGCAAAGTTAGTGTGGGAGCTACATCGTGATGAAGAAAGAGCTTCAAGCTACTTCGAACGAGCAGTTCAAGTCTCTCCTCAAGATAG ccATGTGCATGCAGCTTATGCTAGTTTCCTATGGGAAACGGAGGAAGATGGAGATGAATGTGCAGCGCCTAGCGAAATTGATACAATTCCCACACAATTTCATCAAGGAACCTTGGCAAGTGCTTAA